From one Planktothrix agardhii NIES-204 genomic stretch:
- a CDS encoding small GTP-binding protein yields the protein MNTDEIRQKIQQVKEQRLTELDLSHNSLTEILIEVFELEWLEKLNLSFNQLTSVPESISRLTNLSELFLSYNQLTSVPESISRLTNLSTLYLHENQLTSVPESITRLTNLSTLNLRGNQLTSVPESITLLTNLSQLNLGYNQLTSVPKSITRLTNLSTLNLHHNQLTSVPKSITRLTNLSELLLGYNQLTSVPKSITRLTNLSTLNLHHNQLTSVPKSITRLTNLSDLNLSFNQLTSVPESISHLTNLSTLNLRGNQLTNVPESITRLTNLSQLDLSLNQLTSVPKSITRLTNLSTLNLHHNQLTSVPKSITRLTNLSDLNLSFNQLTSVPESISHLTNLSTLNLKGNQLTNVPESITRLTNLSQLDLSLNQLTSVPESISRLTNLSQLYLGRNQLTSVPESIGSLTNLSYLYLSGNQLTIVPESIGSLTNLSQLNLRDNPLEDPPIEIAEQGINAIREYFRQKQALRVNKMVLEAPDIKAKPTITWEPLPEDFVLPDDPVENTQQPALAAALTDALGAAGYIQPEMLIASNLGLVATVNKNTVVKAPDWFYVPQVHPLPEGLIRRSYSPNIDGANIAIVMEFLSEADGGELSIRSTPPYGKFHFYEQILQVPTYVTYDPYDRSLEVRYLQDGRYVLHPANDQGRVWIPQLELYLGIWSGGRLQQTMNWLRWWDNSGNLLLWSSEEAIQERQRADQEHQRAERLAAKLRELGIDPDLPD from the coding sequence ATGAATACTGACGAAATTCGCCAAAAAATTCAACAAGTCAAGGAACAACGCCTCACTGAATTAGATTTGAGCCATAATTCATTAACCGAAATTCTGATCGAGGTGTTTGAGTTGGAATGGTTGGAAAAGTTGAATTTAAGTTTCAACCAACTGACGAGCGTACCAGAATCTATCTCCCGTCTGACCAATTTATCCGAACTTTTTTTAAGTTACAACCAACTGACGAGCGTACCAGAATCTATCTCCCGTCTGACCAATTTATCCACACTTTATTTACATGAAAACCAACTGACGAGCGTACCAGAATCTATCACCCGTCTGACCAATTTATCCACACTTAATTTAAGAGGCAACCAACTGACGAGCGTACCAGAATCTATCACCCTTCTGACCAATTTATCCCAACTTAATTTAGGTTACAACCAACTGACAAGCGTACCAAAATCTATCACCCGTCTGACCAATTTATCCACACTTAATTTACATCACAACCAACTGACGAGTGTACCAAAATCTATCACCCGTCTCACCAATTTATCCGAACTTTTGTTAGGTTACAACCAACTGACAAGCGTACCAAAATCTATCACCCGTCTGACCAATTTATCCACACTTAATTTACATCACAACCAACTGACGAGTGTACCAAAATCTATCACCCGTCTCACCAATTTATCCGATCTTAATTTAAGTTTCAACCAACTGACAAGTGTACCAGAATCTATCTCCCATCTCACCAATTTATCCACACTTAATTTAAGAGGCAACCAACTGACGAACGTACCAGAATCTATCACCCGTCTCACCAATTTATCCCAACTTGATTTAAGTCTCAACCAACTGACAAGCGTACCAAAATCTATCACCCGTCTGACCAATTTATCCACACTTAATTTACATCACAACCAACTGACGAGTGTACCAAAATCTATCACCCGTCTCACCAATTTATCCGATCTTAATTTAAGTTTCAACCAACTGACAAGTGTACCAGAATCTATCTCCCATCTCACCAATTTATCCACACTTAATTTAAAAGGCAACCAACTGACGAACGTACCAGAATCTATCACCCGTCTCACCAATTTATCCCAACTTGATTTAAGTCTCAACCAACTGACGAGCGTACCAGAATCTATCTCCCGTCTCACCAATTTATCCCAACTTTATTTAGGTAGAAACCAACTGACAAGTGTACCAGAATCTATCGGCAGTCTCACCAATTTATCATATCTTTATTTAAGTGGAAACCAACTGACGATCGTACCAGAATCTATCGGCAGTCTTACCAATTTATCCCAACTTAATTTACGGGACAACCCCCTCGAAGATCCCCCAATTGAAATTGCAGAACAAGGTATTAACGCGATTCGTGAATATTTCCGTCAAAAGCAAGCGTTGAGGGTTAATAAAATGGTACTTGAAGCCCCTGATATAAAAGCCAAACCAACTATTACCTGGGAACCCCTACCCGAAGACTTTGTATTACCCGATGATCCTGTGGAAAATACTCAACAACCCGCTCTGGCTGCGGCTCTAACCGATGCACTCGGAGCCGCCGGATATATTCAGCCAGAAATGCTAATTGCTTCTAATTTAGGGCTAGTTGCAACTGTTAATAAAAACACTGTTGTTAAAGCTCCAGACTGGTTTTATGTGCCTCAAGTCCATCCTCTACCTGAAGGGTTAATTCGTCGGAGTTATAGCCCTAATATTGATGGTGCTAATATTGCGATTGTGATGGAATTTCTATCAGAAGCAGATGGAGGAGAATTATCCATCCGCTCAACTCCTCCCTATGGCAAATTCCACTTTTATGAACAGATTCTTCAAGTTCCTACTTATGTCACTTATGACCCCTACGATAGAAGTTTAGAAGTGCGTTATTTGCAAGATGGGCGATATGTTTTACACCCAGCAAATGATCAGGGACGGGTATGGATTCCACAACTAGAATTATATCTGGGAATTTGGTCTGGGGGACGGTTGCAACAAACTATGAATTGGCTGCGTTGGTGGGATAATTCAGGTAATTTGTTGCTGTGGAGTTCAGAAGAAGCTATTCAAGAACGTCAACGAGCAGACCAAGAACACCAACGGGCAGAACGATTGGCGGCTAAGTTGCGGGAATTGGGAATTGATCCAGATTTGCCAGATTAA
- a CDS encoding WD-40 repeat-containing protein: MMNFEQALAITDTLVFNKTGKHLTDAQIAVIQGTWYCQKYHEIALEYRCTPEYLKQDVGPKLWKLLSDELGEKVGKKNFRAVIERRSLDALLQEDGEVSSTIVLPSLLLTVNPQPSNLNPQKSTPSNVDWGEAPDVSQFYGRLQELAQLEQWTLQEDCRVIALLGMGGMGKTSLSVKFAQQIHPNFDYVIWRSLRNAPPLTEILIDLIQFFANKTEYNLSTDPARQISQLMELLRTSQCLIILDNLESILQEGNRVGRYYPGYENYGDLFKRLGETQHKSCLLITSREKPREISALEGQTLKVRCLPLLGLDTKNCQEIIQTKGVYSSLKQWQELIERYAGNPLALKIVTTTIYDLFAGNVSDFLDQIREGTAIFGDIRDLLEQQLGRISELELETMYWLAINREPSTIVDLRKDLLSIISPVKLIEALESLSRRSLIEKSSGSFTQQPVVMEYIIEKLIEKVIEEIETETINILNQYPIIKSQAKDYIRESQTRLILQPIVQKLLNRYRISGELNQKFKTLIERLKQDRHSSGYGGGNILNLCHHLDLDLAEYDFSQLTLWQAYLQDANLQNVNFSGSDLSRSVFAKTLGNSLTVALGNNGILATGDTEGKIILWTVEEGQLLLVCQGQTGSVKSLSFNSDGTLLASGSEDRTVRLWKVSTGECLNRWSDHQGTVNCVGFSPQGDLLASGSDDQKIRIWDIDSGQSVHQFIGHTDRLSTLTWSPNGEQIASTSEDQTVKLWDIQTATCVHTFYGNEAWNWAVTFVASGLTPGKIHLIASSTQEKTVHLWDANTGNSFHTFEGHQDSVWIVVFSPDGELLASSSDDQTVKLWNIRTGMCLKTLTGLESQVCSLAFSPDGQTLATGSVDRIVQLWDVQTGQRLRTLRGHRHQVWSFVVSPDGRRLAIGSDDNKVRLWDVGTGRCLKHLPGHLDWVWSVVFSPDGGLIATGSYDQTVKLWDAQTGECLKTLHGHSDRIQAVTFSSEGMLLASASDDQTVKVWDVQTGELLQTLEGHRRWVGSVAFSPRDRILASGSNDHQIRVWNVLTGECLAVLEGHSDRVHVLGFTDKGSVLVSGSYDRSVKCWNVETGECLQTWRGELERVQGILFYLQKEVWVSGSYDHNVKLWDIATGECVKNLKGHDHPVWSVHGDPQGNFLASGSHDQGIKVWDLHTNECLKTLRADKPYNGLNITGVTGITTAQKVTLKALGAIDLNRDQS; encoded by the coding sequence ATGATGAACTTTGAACAGGCACTTGCAATTACCGATACATTGGTTTTTAACAAAACCGGAAAACACTTGACTGACGCACAAATCGCCGTTATTCAAGGAACTTGGTACTGTCAGAAATATCATGAAATTGCTTTAGAATATCGCTGTACTCCTGAATATCTGAAGCAGGACGTAGGGCCAAAATTATGGAAGTTATTATCAGATGAGTTAGGTGAAAAAGTTGGGAAAAAGAATTTTCGCGCCGTCATTGAACGTCGTTCCTTAGACGCTTTATTACAGGAAGATGGAGAAGTCAGTAGTACAATTGTTCTCCCTAGTTTGCTCTTAACCGTCAACCCTCAACCCTCAAACCTTAATCCTCAAAAGTCAACCCCCTCAAATGTGGACTGGGGAGAAGCACCGGATGTGTCTCAGTTCTATGGACGCCTTCAAGAACTCGCCCAACTTGAACAGTGGACTTTGCAGGAAGATTGTCGGGTGATTGCGTTATTAGGAATGGGGGGAATGGGAAAAACCTCTTTATCAGTAAAATTTGCTCAACAAATTCATCCTAATTTTGATTATGTGATTTGGCGATCGCTCAGAAATGCACCGCCATTAACTGAAATTTTAATCGATTTAATTCAATTTTTTGCTAATAAGACTGAATATAACTTGTCGACCGATCCTGCCCGTCAAATTTCTCAATTGATGGAATTATTAAGAACCTCTCAATGCTTAATTATTTTAGATAATTTAGAATCAATTTTACAAGAAGGAAATCGAGTTGGACGCTACTATCCAGGTTATGAAAATTACGGGGATCTATTTAAACGTTTAGGAGAAACCCAACACAAAAGTTGTCTATTGATTACCAGTCGAGAAAAACCCAGAGAAATATCAGCATTAGAAGGTCAAACTCTGAAAGTTCGTTGTTTACCTTTACTGGGATTAGATACAAAAAATTGCCAAGAAATCATTCAAACTAAAGGAGTTTATAGTTCCTTAAAACAATGGCAAGAATTAATTGAACGCTATGCCGGAAATCCCCTAGCATTGAAAATTGTCACCACTACTATTTATGATTTATTTGCTGGGAATGTTAGTGATTTTTTAGACCAAATCCGGGAAGGAACGGCGATATTTGGGGATATTAGGGATTTATTAGAACAACAATTGGGGCGAATTTCTGAACTGGAATTAGAAACCATGTACTGGTTAGCGATTAATCGAGAACCTTCTACAATAGTGGATTTAAGGAAAGATTTGTTATCAATTATTTCCCCCGTAAAACTGATCGAAGCCCTAGAATCCTTGAGTCGGCGATCGCTAATTGAAAAAAGTAGTGGGAGTTTCACCCAACAACCCGTAGTCATGGAATATATAATTGAAAAATTGATTGAAAAAGTTATCGAAGAAATCGAAACAGAAACCATTAATATTCTTAATCAATATCCCATAATAAAATCCCAAGCCAAAGATTATATTAGAGAAAGTCAAACCCGTTTAATCCTGCAACCGATTGTTCAAAAACTCCTCAACCGTTATCGAATTTCAGGAGAACTCAATCAAAAATTTAAAACCCTAATTGAACGGTTAAAACAAGACCGTCATTCCTCCGGTTATGGAGGCGGGAATATTCTGAATCTTTGTCACCACTTAGATCTCGATTTAGCAGAGTATGACTTTTCTCAATTAACACTCTGGCAAGCCTATTTACAAGATGCTAACTTACAAAACGTTAACTTTTCCGGTTCCGATTTATCTCGATCAGTGTTTGCCAAAACCCTAGGAAATTCCCTCACCGTCGCCCTGGGAAATAACGGAATTCTAGCCACCGGAGATACAGAAGGCAAAATTATTTTATGGACAGTCGAAGAAGGTCAACTATTATTAGTCTGTCAAGGTCAAACCGGAAGCGTCAAGTCCCTCAGTTTCAATTCTGATGGTACTTTACTCGCCAGTGGTAGTGAGGATCGAACTGTGCGACTGTGGAAAGTCTCAACCGGAGAATGCCTAAACCGTTGGTCAGACCATCAAGGAACGGTAAATTGCGTGGGTTTTAGCCCCCAAGGGGATTTATTAGCCAGTGGTAGCGATGACCAAAAGATTCGGATCTGGGATATTGATTCGGGACAATCTGTGCATCAGTTCATCGGTCATACTGACCGTCTATCCACCCTCACCTGGAGTCCCAATGGTGAACAGATCGCCAGCACCAGTGAGGATCAGACGGTCAAACTCTGGGATATTCAAACCGCAACCTGTGTACACACTTTCTATGGCAATGAGGCCTGGAATTGGGCCGTTACCTTCGTTGCTTCGGGATTAACTCCTGGTAAAATTCATTTGATCGCCAGTAGTACCCAGGAAAAAACAGTTCATCTATGGGATGCCAATACTGGTAACAGTTTCCATACCTTTGAAGGTCATCAAGACTCGGTTTGGATCGTGGTTTTTAGTCCCGATGGAGAACTATTAGCCAGTAGCAGCGATGACCAAACCGTGAAACTCTGGAATATCCGAACGGGAATGTGTTTAAAGACTTTAACCGGACTGGAAAGTCAGGTCTGTTCCTTAGCCTTTAGTCCCGATGGTCAAACCCTCGCCACTGGAAGTGTAGATCGGATAGTGCAGTTATGGGATGTGCAAACTGGGCAACGGTTACGAACCTTACGGGGTCATCGTCATCAGGTTTGGTCGTTTGTTGTGAGTCCTGATGGTCGGCGTTTGGCTATTGGTAGTGATGACAATAAGGTGCGACTGTGGGATGTGGGGACAGGTCGTTGTCTCAAGCATTTACCCGGTCATCTGGATTGGGTATGGTCAGTGGTCTTTAGTCCCGATGGCGGGTTAATCGCCACTGGGAGTTATGACCAAACGGTAAAACTTTGGGATGCACAGACGGGGGAATGTCTAAAAACCTTACATGGTCATAGCGATCGGATTCAAGCTGTGACCTTTAGTTCCGAAGGTATGCTACTCGCCAGTGCTAGTGATGACCAAACGGTGAAAGTCTGGGATGTACAGACCGGAGAACTGTTACAAACCTTAGAAGGTCATCGGCGTTGGGTGGGTTCGGTGGCTTTTAGTCCCCGGGATCGGATTTTAGCCAGTGGGAGTAATGACCACCAGATCCGAGTTTGGAATGTACTAACGGGAGAATGTTTGGCGGTTCTCGAAGGTCACAGTGATCGGGTTCATGTTTTGGGGTTTACGGACAAGGGTTCTGTTTTAGTCAGTGGGAGTTATGATCGTTCGGTGAAATGTTGGAATGTTGAAACTGGTGAATGTCTGCAAACCTGGCGAGGTGAACTTGAACGAGTCCAAGGAATTTTATTCTATCTTCAGAAAGAAGTTTGGGTAAGTGGCAGCTATGATCATAATGTTAAATTGTGGGATATTGCCACCGGGGAATGTGTGAAAAACCTCAAGGGTCATGATCACCCCGTTTGGTCAGTTCATGGTGATCCTCAAGGAAATTTTTTGGCGAGTGGAAGTCATGATCAAGGGATTAAGGTTTGGGATTTACATACTAATGAATGTTTAAAAACCTTACGCGCTGATAAGCCATACAATGGCTTAAATATTACGGGTGTGACCGGAATTACAACGGCACAAAAAGTTACACTTAAAGCCCTGGGAGCCATCGATCTTAACCGTGATCAAAGCTGA
- a CDS encoding transketolase, whose translation MVDPAQSLEELCINSIRFLAIDAVEKAKSGHPGLPMGAAPMAFVLWDRFMRFNPKNPKWYNRDRFVLSAGHGCMLQYALLYLTGYDSVTLDDIKQFRQWGSRTPGHPENFETEGVEVTTGPLGQGIANGVGLAMAEAHDAATFNKPDAALVDHYTYVILGDGCNMEGVSGEACSLAGHLGLGKLIALYDDNHISIDGNTEISFTEDVSKRFEAYGWHVLHVENGNTDLDGIADAIAKAKAVTDKPTFIKVTTIIGYGSPNRQNTAGVHGAALGADEVAATRKNLGWNYEPFEIPEDALAHTRKAVERGANLETEWNKTWADYKAKYPQEAAEFERRTSGILPEGWEKSLPTFTPDEKGKATRQYSEGCLNALAPAIPELIGGSADLTHSNLTEIKGFGNFQKGQYQNRNLRFGVREHGMGAICNGIGLHGSGLVPYCATFLVFADYMRAAIRLAALSEIGVIYVMTHDSIALGEDGPTHQPVETIASLRVIPNLLVMRPADGNETSGAYKIAVENRHRPTLIALTRQALPNLNGSSIDVVGKGAYVLSDSEGTPDLILIGTGSEVSLCVEVAEKLTQVGKKVRVVSMPCWELFEEQDAAYKESVLPKAVTKRLAVEAGCGFGWQRYTGSEGDSISIDTFGASAPGGVLMEKFGYTVDNVLAKAKALLG comes from the coding sequence ATGGTTGATCCAGCCCAATCACTTGAAGAACTTTGCATTAATTCGATTCGCTTCCTAGCCATTGATGCGGTAGAAAAAGCTAAATCCGGCCACCCAGGATTACCAATGGGTGCCGCGCCCATGGCCTTTGTGTTGTGGGATCGGTTTATGCGGTTCAATCCCAAAAATCCTAAATGGTATAACCGCGATCGCTTCGTCCTATCCGCAGGTCATGGCTGTATGTTGCAGTATGCCCTCCTTTATTTAACGGGATATGATAGCGTCACCTTAGATGATATTAAACAATTCCGTCAGTGGGGTTCTCGGACTCCTGGCCACCCAGAAAACTTTGAAACTGAGGGTGTGGAAGTTACCACTGGCCCTTTAGGTCAAGGGATTGCCAATGGCGTTGGGTTAGCGATGGCCGAAGCTCATGACGCGGCGACCTTCAATAAACCCGATGCTGCACTGGTAGACCACTATACCTATGTGATCCTGGGTGATGGTTGCAACATGGAAGGGGTTTCTGGTGAAGCCTGTTCCTTAGCGGGACATCTGGGACTGGGTAAATTAATTGCCCTTTATGACGATAATCATATTTCTATTGATGGAAATACCGAGATTTCCTTTACCGAAGATGTGAGCAAACGGTTTGAAGCCTACGGCTGGCACGTTCTGCACGTTGAAAATGGGAATACCGACTTAGATGGTATCGCCGATGCTATTGCTAAAGCCAAGGCTGTCACCGATAAACCCACTTTCATTAAAGTTACCACCATCATTGGTTACGGTTCTCCCAACAGACAAAATACTGCTGGAGTTCACGGAGCCGCTTTGGGCGCAGATGAAGTGGCCGCGACTCGGAAAAACCTGGGTTGGAACTATGAACCCTTTGAAATTCCTGAAGATGCCTTAGCCCATACCCGCAAAGCCGTTGAACGTGGGGCTAATCTGGAAACTGAATGGAATAAAACTTGGGCTGACTATAAAGCCAAATATCCCCAAGAAGCTGCGGAATTTGAACGCCGCACCAGTGGAATACTCCCCGAAGGTTGGGAAAAATCCTTACCGACATTCACTCCCGATGAAAAAGGTAAAGCCACTCGCCAATATTCCGAAGGATGTCTGAATGCCTTAGCTCCGGCTATTCCCGAATTAATTGGGGGTTCGGCGGACTTAACCCACTCCAACTTAACGGAGATCAAGGGTTTTGGTAATTTCCAAAAAGGACAATATCAAAATCGTAACCTGCGTTTCGGTGTTCGGGAACACGGAATGGGGGCAATTTGTAATGGTATTGGCTTGCATGGTTCGGGGTTAGTTCCCTATTGTGCTACCTTCCTAGTCTTTGCCGACTATATGCGGGCGGCGATTCGTTTAGCTGCTTTATCGGAAATTGGTGTGATCTATGTGATGACCCATGACTCGATTGCCCTTGGGGAAGATGGCCCTACCCACCAACCTGTGGAAACCATTGCCTCCTTGCGGGTGATTCCTAACTTGTTGGTGATGCGTCCGGCGGATGGTAACGAAACGTCTGGTGCGTATAAAATCGCTGTGGAAAACCGTCATCGTCCCACATTGATAGCCTTAACTCGCCAAGCATTACCGAACTTAAACGGTAGTTCTATTGATGTGGTCGGCAAAGGGGCTTATGTTCTGTCCGATAGCGAAGGAACTCCCGATTTAATTCTAATCGGAACTGGAAGCGAGGTTTCTCTGTGTGTGGAAGTCGCCGAAAAATTAACCCAGGTTGGGAAAAAAGTTCGGGTGGTTTCTATGCCTTGTTGGGAACTGTTTGAAGAACAAGATGCTGCTTATAAAGAGTCTGTGTTACCTAAAGCTGTTACCAAACGTCTGGCTGTGGAAGCGGGTTGTGGTTTTGGTTGGCAACGTTACACAGGTAGCGAAGGCGACAGCATCAGCATTGATACCTTTGGTGCCTCGGCTCCGGGTGGTGTGTTGATGGAGAAATTCGGTTACACCGTTGATAATGTTTTGGCTAAGGCGAAAGCGTTATTGGGTTAA
- a CDS encoding ABC transporter related: MHLEINNLHKQFPTRTGFLVALQNINLHVETGELVCAVGASGSGKSTLLRMIAGLDYPTSGKIIVDGMEVTGPGADRGMVFQRYTLYPWLTVQKNVEFGLKLQGVSHQQRREQTSYYLDVVSLTPFAQCYPKQLSGGMKQRVAIARALATQPKILLMDEPFGALDIQSKETMQQFLRQLWQKTGCTILMITHDVEESVFLSQRIYVLSTRPGQIQDEFIINLPEERNYKIKRQLEFQKYVGDIMDLLRGSKEESVMAGNTGTSPPSPRALGARGGGNRGENTSPSGF; this comes from the coding sequence ATGCACCTAGAAATAAATAATCTTCATAAACAATTTCCCACCCGAACAGGGTTTTTAGTCGCCTTACAAAATATTAATCTGCACGTTGAAACCGGAGAATTAGTCTGTGCTGTTGGCGCATCCGGTTCAGGAAAATCCACCCTATTAAGAATGATTGCCGGGTTAGATTATCCCACTTCGGGTAAAATTATCGTGGATGGAATGGAAGTCACCGGGCCTGGAGCAGACCGGGGAATGGTATTTCAACGCTATACCTTGTATCCCTGGTTAACCGTCCAAAAAAATGTAGAATTTGGCTTAAAATTACAGGGGGTTTCCCATCAACAACGCCGAGAACAAACCTCCTATTATTTAGATGTTGTTAGCTTAACTCCCTTTGCCCAATGTTATCCCAAACAACTCTCAGGAGGTATGAAACAACGGGTAGCCATTGCCCGTGCTTTAGCCACACAACCGAAAATTTTGTTAATGGATGAACCCTTTGGGGCGTTAGATATTCAAAGCAAAGAAACCATGCAACAATTTTTACGGCAACTGTGGCAAAAAACAGGTTGTACAATTTTAATGATTACCCACGACGTTGAAGAATCGGTATTTCTATCCCAAAGAATTTATGTATTAAGTACCAGACCCGGACAAATCCAAGATGAATTTATAATTAATTTACCCGAAGAACGTAATTATAAAATCAAACGTCAATTAGAATTTCAAAAATATGTCGGTGATATTATGGATTTACTACGGGGAAGCAAAGAAGAATCTGTTATGGCAGGGAACACCGGAACATCCCCCCCTAGCCCCCGTGCACTAGGGGCTAGGGGGGGAGGGAACAGGGGGGAAAATACTTCACCGTCTGGGTTCTAA
- a CDS encoding ABC transport system permease protein — translation MEPKPRQALKPTVFWRIAENIPPALNWVLVTLSIVIPFCLWWVLALILNSRFLPTPPQVLQAGFGLWEKGYLVQDTVASITRVTLGFFLGAMLAIPLGISMGSFASIRALTEPLIGILRYMPAPAFIPLLVLYLGINEAPKIMLIFIGTLFFNTLMVMDAVKFVPKDLIETTYTLGGNRQQVLTQVIIPAIIPNIIDALRINMAAGWNLVVVAELIAAEVGLGKRIVIAQKFLRTDEIFACLIILGLIGFAIDLSFRLLLKTTCKWAVD, via the coding sequence ATGGAACCCAAACCTCGCCAAGCTTTAAAACCCACTGTTTTTTGGCGTATTGCTGAAAACATTCCTCCCGCTCTCAATTGGGTATTAGTCACCCTTTCCATTGTTATTCCTTTCTGTTTATGGTGGGTCTTAGCGTTAATTCTTAATTCTCGCTTTCTTCCCACTCCTCCCCAAGTTTTACAAGCGGGTTTTGGACTCTGGGAAAAAGGGTATTTAGTACAGGATACCGTAGCCAGTATTACACGGGTGACGTTGGGATTTTTCTTGGGGGCAATGTTAGCAATTCCGTTAGGAATTTCGATGGGATCTTTTGCCAGTATTCGGGCATTAACTGAACCCTTAATTGGGATTTTACGCTATATGCCCGCCCCGGCATTTATTCCCCTTTTAGTTTTATATCTCGGTATTAATGAAGCTCCGAAAATCATGTTAATTTTTATCGGAACATTGTTTTTCAATACCTTGATGGTTATGGATGCGGTGAAATTCGTTCCCAAGGATTTAATTGAAACCACCTATACTTTAGGAGGAAATCGTCAACAGGTGTTAACGCAAGTGATTATTCCTGCCATTATTCCTAATATTATTGATGCCTTACGAATTAATATGGCAGCAGGTTGGAATTTAGTCGTTGTAGCCGAATTAATTGCCGCCGAAGTGGGGTTAGGCAAACGCATTGTTATTGCTCAAAAATTCCTGAGAACCGATGAAATTTTTGCCTGTTTAATCATTCTAGGTTTAATTGGGTTTGCCATTGATTTATCTTTTCGACTCCTATTAAAAACAACCTGCAAATGGGCTGTTGATTAA
- a CDS encoding ABC-transporter substrate-binding protein, whose amino-acid sequence MKRRKILSLFGVFVASLALIVSCNQAQNSTPNNNASTPTTPPLIIGYSNWSGWWPWAIAESEGLFKANGLNVELKWFDGYLESLQAMAAGQLDGNCQTLNDTIAFVGDSKNGQVAVLINDNSAGNDKIIVAENINKIQDLKAKKVAVEEGLVDDFLLALALEKEGMSRQDVEIVNLETGAASAAFVAGQVDAVGAFPPFWLTALQRKGSKELISSKEFPGAIPDLLVVSQKLIQDRPEQVQGLVKTWFDIREFMAKNPEKANEIMAKRAGVSGEEFKMFNDGTKFFTIQDNLEAFNSGNSMKHLPFAAKKMSDFMLQVGLLKTKPNLEPILDAQFVKKYAETLKQ is encoded by the coding sequence ATGAAACGCAGAAAAATTTTATCCTTATTTGGGGTATTTGTAGCGAGTTTAGCGTTAATTGTAAGTTGTAATCAAGCCCAAAATTCCACACCGAATAATAACGCTTCAACTCCGACAACACCCCCCCTAATTATAGGATATAGTAATTGGTCTGGATGGTGGCCTTGGGCGATCGCAGAATCTGAAGGATTATTTAAAGCCAATGGCTTGAACGTTGAATTAAAATGGTTTGATGGCTATTTAGAATCCTTACAAGCAATGGCGGCGGGACAATTAGATGGGAATTGTCAAACCTTAAATGATACGATTGCCTTTGTAGGTGATTCTAAAAATGGTCAAGTGGCGGTTTTAATTAATGATAACTCTGCCGGAAATGATAAGATTATTGTAGCAGAAAATATCAATAAAATTCAAGATTTAAAAGCCAAAAAAGTCGCCGTTGAAGAAGGTTTAGTGGATGATTTCTTATTGGCGTTAGCTTTAGAAAAAGAGGGAATGTCTCGTCAAGATGTAGAAATTGTTAACTTAGAAACGGGGGCTGCATCTGCCGCCTTCGTAGCGGGACAAGTTGATGCAGTGGGGGCATTTCCTCCCTTTTGGTTAACAGCATTACAACGAAAAGGCAGTAAAGAGTTAATCAGTTCTAAAGAATTTCCGGGGGCTATTCCCGATTTATTAGTGGTGAGTCAAAAATTGATTCAAGACCGTCCTGAACAGGTGCAAGGATTAGTTAAAACTTGGTTTGATATTCGAGAATTTATGGCAAAAAATCCTGAAAAAGCCAATGAAATTATGGCAAAACGGGCGGGAGTTTCTGGTGAGGAGTTCAAAATGTTTAATGATGGGACTAAATTTTTTACCATTCAAGACAATTTAGAAGCCTTTAATTCTGGAAATTCCATGAAACATTTACCCTTTGCCGCCAAAAAAATGAGTGACTTTATGTTACAAGTGGGACTCCTCAAAACCAAACCCAATTTAGAACCCATTTTAGATGCTCAATTTGTTAAAAAATATGCAGAAACTCTCAAACAATAA